From a single Bacteroidia bacterium genomic region:
- a CDS encoding PDDEXK nuclease domain-containing protein: MAKKKDLIQAELALFNELNSLIEQNHALVISQANSVLTQLFWKVGKRINEFVLEHKRAEYGKQIVVTLSRQFTERYGRNFEEKNLRRMLQFAAAFPDSGKVVVLTQHLSWSHFLAILPLKTEEQRLFYAQQAIQEHMGVRGLRKYIAKKVYERTAIANFQLPDTTHHLSDNFKDPYLLDFLNLPVGYLEFELETAILKELEKFIMEVGKGFAFVERQKRMIIDGEDHYLDLLFYHRKLKRLVAIELKIGKFHAKHKGQMELYLKWLNKHERQPGEETPVGLILCAETSREQVELLEMHKDGIIVAEYWTELPSRKDLEKRLHQAYLEAKEVIEGRKLLK, translated from the coding sequence ATGGCAAAAAAGAAAGACCTAATACAAGCAGAGTTAGCTCTGTTTAATGAGCTTAACAGCTTGATTGAGCAAAACCATGCACTGGTAATTTCGCAGGCTAATAGCGTGTTGACTCAGCTTTTCTGGAAAGTCGGTAAACGAATCAATGAATTTGTTTTGGAACATAAGCGAGCTGAGTATGGTAAGCAAATTGTCGTTACACTGTCACGACAATTTACAGAGCGATATGGGCGAAACTTTGAGGAGAAAAATTTAAGGCGGATGTTACAATTTGCAGCTGCTTTTCCAGATTCTGGGAAAGTTGTTGTCCTTACACAACATTTAAGCTGGTCACATTTTCTGGCAATATTACCTCTCAAAACAGAAGAACAACGACTGTTTTATGCACAACAGGCCATTCAGGAACATATGGGGGTAAGAGGACTACGAAAATATATTGCAAAAAAAGTGTACGAACGTACAGCTATTGCTAATTTTCAATTGCCAGATACTACACATCATTTGTCCGATAACTTCAAAGATCCGTACCTACTGGACTTCCTTAATTTGCCTGTAGGCTATCTTGAATTTGAGCTTGAAACTGCTATTCTGAAAGAATTAGAAAAATTCATAATGGAGGTTGGTAAAGGTTTTGCCTTTGTAGAACGACAAAAACGAATGATCATTGACGGAGAAGATCATTATTTAGACTTGCTGTTTTATCACCGCAAGCTCAAGCGTTTAGTAGCTATTGAATTGAAAATTGGTAAGTTTCATGCCAAACACAAAGGGCAAATGGAGTTATATCTAAAATGGCTAAATAAACACGAAAGGCAGCCTGGCGAAGAAACTCCAGTAGGGTTGATTCTATGTGCAGAAACAAGCCGGGAGCAAGTAGAATTACTTGAAATGCACAAAGACGGTATTATCGTTGCCGAGTACTGGACAGAGTTACCCTCCCGGAAAGATTTGGAAAAACGATTGCACCAGGCATATCTTGAAGCAAAAGAGGTTATCGAAGGAAGAAAACTACTAAAATGA
- a CDS encoding GNAT family N-acetyltransferase: MTPIIETPRLILREFSLSDATNMYELNADPEVVRYTGDKPFASIMEAATFLENYDSYKKYGYGRWAVVDKVSEAFLGWCGLKFNEEKFVDIGFRFFRKEWNKGYATESARASLDYGFNHLNLDEIIGRASTENNPSIRVLEKLNMHFWKFDDCKGIANSAYYRISKEEYGSKGHI, encoded by the coding sequence ATGACCCCTATAATCGAAACCCCAAGGCTAATACTGCGAGAGTTTTCTCTCTCTGATGCCACAAATATGTATGAACTGAATGCGGATCCGGAAGTAGTCCGGTATACCGGCGATAAACCTTTCGCTTCAATCATGGAAGCCGCTACATTTTTGGAAAATTATGATTCGTACAAAAAATATGGATATGGCCGCTGGGCGGTTGTGGATAAGGTCTCGGAAGCGTTTTTAGGTTGGTGCGGACTGAAATTCAATGAGGAGAAATTTGTGGATATTGGGTTTCGGTTTTTCCGGAAGGAATGGAACAAAGGGTACGCAACCGAATCTGCCAGGGCATCACTGGACTATGGTTTTAATCACCTGAACCTGGATGAGATTATTGGACGTGCTTCTACAGAAAACAACCCTTCCATAAGAGTACTGGAAAAGCTGAATATGCACTTTTGGAAATTTGACGATTGTAAGGGAATCGCCAACTCCGCTTATTATCGCATCAGTAAGGAGGAGTATGGTAGTAAAGGACATATATAA
- a CDS encoding RloB family protein encodes MKMKDKKAEQIAAKQRHREQLKTRRRSEPNVERPAAMLREKPTILIVCEGENTEPSYFRQFRLSSATIKPVGEGYNTVSLVNRAMQLALEGTYDQVWCVFDKDDFINIDFNNAIAIAEGYNFGVAYSNQAFEYWIILHFDDHQGGGMHRNDYNRKINDLLKPFKLKYEGKGSKVISEDLFELLDGIDEKTQKERKSLAIERARRNYNQFDHNDPASEESSTTVFRLVEELIKYV; translated from the coding sequence ATGAAAATGAAGGACAAAAAGGCTGAACAGATTGCTGCCAAACAACGACATAGAGAACAACTGAAAACCCGCAGGAGATCTGAGCCAAATGTAGAAAGGCCTGCGGCAATGTTGCGTGAAAAGCCAACTATTTTGATTGTTTGTGAAGGGGAAAATACTGAGCCTTCATACTTCAGACAATTTCGGCTTTCCTCTGCTACGATTAAACCCGTTGGCGAAGGTTACAATACGGTATCTTTGGTCAATAGGGCAATGCAATTAGCGCTGGAGGGAACCTATGATCAGGTTTGGTGTGTTTTTGACAAAGACGACTTCATCAACATTGACTTCAATAATGCAATTGCCATTGCTGAAGGATATAACTTCGGTGTCGCATATTCCAATCAGGCTTTTGAATACTGGATAATTCTTCATTTTGATGATCACCAGGGTGGTGGAATGCATCGTAATGATTATAATAGGAAAATCAATGATTTATTAAAGCCGTTTAAATTGAAATATGAAGGTAAAGGAAGTAAGGTAATTTCCGAAGATCTGTTCGAATTACTTGATGGTATTGACGAAAAAACTCAAAAGGAAAGAAAATCATTAGCTATTGAAAGGGCAAGAAGGAACTATAATCAATTTGACCATAATGATCCAGCCTCTGAAGAATCATCTACCACAGTATTTAGACTTGTAGAGGAGTTGATAAAATATGTTTAA
- a CDS encoding ATP-binding protein, producing the protein MLIQFSIKNFRTFKDRAALSLVASNYDKDTRESDNIGYDAKFNLRILKSAVIYGANASGKSKFMEALMFMRHFVITSSKYGQKGDEINVEPFKLNTETENAPSEFEVIFTFKNIMYRYGFEADRRQVVSEWLYYKPKTKEIELFYREANKFETHQRNFTKGNTVIKEGLVRDNALLVSVAAQFNDTISIAVIDWFKSLKTISGLNESGYQGFTMGRTEEPFHKAKILELLKAADLGIQDIKLQKLDIDKIPKDIPMELRDKIIKEVNEENAEFISDVLVIHKRYDLNKKAIGSVSLSLDDDESSGTRKFFALTGPILDVIENGYMLVVDELDSKLHPNLVSKIVSLFNSKELNKKNAQLIFNTHDTNLLSSELFRRDQVWFTEKNKYGEAKLYSLADFKSEAVRRTESFEENYIRGKYGAVPFLGFFDNLNNRLFRYENEGQKG; encoded by the coding sequence ATGCTTATCCAATTCTCAATTAAGAACTTTCGCACGTTTAAAGATAGAGCTGCGTTAAGCCTTGTTGCCTCAAACTATGATAAAGACACCCGTGAGTCTGACAACATTGGTTATGATGCTAAGTTCAACCTGAGAATTTTAAAAAGTGCTGTGATTTACGGTGCCAATGCCAGTGGGAAAAGTAAATTTATGGAAGCACTGATGTTTATGAGACACTTTGTCATTACCAGCTCAAAATATGGACAAAAAGGAGACGAGATTAATGTTGAGCCATTTAAGCTAAATACTGAAACAGAGAATGCACCAAGTGAGTTTGAAGTAATTTTCACATTTAAAAATATCATGTATCGCTATGGTTTTGAAGCAGACCGGAGACAAGTAGTTTCTGAGTGGTTATACTATAAACCCAAGACTAAAGAGATTGAGCTTTTCTATAGAGAGGCGAATAAATTTGAGACCCATCAAAGAAATTTTACAAAAGGCAATACAGTAATCAAAGAGGGATTAGTGAGGGATAATGCTTTGTTGGTTTCTGTAGCAGCACAGTTTAATGATACCATATCTATTGCGGTTATAGATTGGTTTAAAAGCCTGAAAACAATTTCCGGCTTAAACGAGTCAGGGTATCAGGGGTTTACAATGGGTAGAACCGAAGAACCTTTTCACAAAGCCAAAATTTTAGAATTATTAAAAGCGGCCGATTTAGGAATACAGGATATTAAACTTCAAAAGTTGGATATTGATAAAATTCCTAAAGATATCCCAATGGAGTTAAGAGATAAAATCATTAAAGAGGTAAATGAAGAAAATGCTGAATTTATTTCAGACGTTCTGGTAATACATAAAAGGTATGATTTAAATAAAAAGGCAATTGGAAGTGTAAGCCTCTCTTTGGATGATGACGAGTCTTCAGGAACCCGGAAGTTTTTTGCGTTGACCGGCCCTATTTTAGATGTTATCGAAAATGGATATATGCTGGTTGTTGATGAACTTGATTCAAAGTTGCATCCCAATTTGGTTTCTAAAATTGTGTCTTTATTTAATTCCAAAGAGTTGAATAAAAAGAATGCGCAATTAATTTTTAATACTCACGATACCAATCTCTTAAGCTCCGAACTTTTTAGACGAGATCAGGTCTGGTTTACAGAAAAAAATAAATATGGGGAAGCAAAGCTGTATTCTTTAGCCGATTTTAAGTCAGAAGCGGTTAGGCGGACAGAATCTTTTGAGGAAAATTATATCAGAGGTAAATATGGGGCAGTTCCATTTTTAGGCTTTTTTGACAACCTTAATAATCGCTTGTTTCGGTATGAAAATGAAGGACAAAAAGGCTGA
- a CDS encoding sugar phosphate isomerase/epimerase: MKYNRRKFVQVAGAVAAGTLVLPQWACKSGGSQTAVTEGTEAAMGGTLKEFGLQLYTLRDDLPADPKGILKQVASFGYKQLEGYEGPQGLFWNMPHMEFKAYLDELGMTMISSHCNFRENFETKAAQAAEIGMKYLLAPWVGPQKTLDDFKKIADTFNECGEICRQNGIRFGYHNHGYSFQELEGQFPQDYMMENTDPATVDFEMDIYWVVTGGADPIAYLEKYPNRFRLCHVKDRTKGAPEGEADASCDLGTGSIDYAKILKVAAENGMEYYIVEQEKYENSTPLKSAEVDAQYLKNLVFA; encoded by the coding sequence ATGAAGTATAATCGACGCAAATTTGTTCAGGTTGCTGGCGCAGTAGCTGCCGGAACGCTGGTATTGCCCCAGTGGGCATGTAAAAGTGGCGGCAGCCAGACGGCAGTGACAGAAGGTACTGAAGCTGCTATGGGGGGTACATTGAAAGAATTTGGCTTGCAGCTATATACACTGAGAGACGATCTGCCCGCTGACCCTAAAGGAATTTTGAAGCAGGTGGCTTCTTTTGGCTACAAGCAGCTTGAGGGTTATGAAGGCCCGCAGGGTTTATTCTGGAATATGCCTCATATGGAGTTTAAAGCCTATCTCGACGAACTGGGCATGACAATGATTTCGAGCCATTGTAATTTCAGAGAAAACTTCGAAACCAAAGCTGCACAGGCTGCAGAGATTGGGATGAAATACCTCCTCGCACCCTGGGTCGGGCCACAAAAAACCCTTGATGACTTTAAAAAAATCGCCGACACTTTTAACGAGTGTGGAGAAATCTGCAGGCAAAATGGCATTCGTTTTGGCTATCACAACCACGGCTATTCATTCCAGGAGTTAGAGGGACAATTTCCTCAGGATTATATGATGGAAAATACCGATCCGGCTACTGTCGATTTTGAAATGGACATTTACTGGGTTGTGACAGGTGGTGCAGATCCGATTGCATATCTGGAAAAGTACCCCAACCGTTTCCGCCTTTGCCATGTCAAAGACCGCACGAAAGGAGCGCCTGAAGGAGAGGCGGATGCTTCCTGCGATCTGGGTACAGGCTCTATCGACTATGCAAAAATACTGAAGGTAGCCGCCGAAAATGGTATGGAATACTACATTGTAGAGCAGGAAAAATATGAAAACTCCACGCCGCTGAAAAGCGCAGAGGTGGATGCTCAATACCTGAAGAACCTGGTATTTGCATAA
- a CDS encoding alpha-L-arabinofuranosidase C-terminal domain-containing protein yields the protein MYGQSSPASRVIVNADQGKYTINKHIYGHFAEHLGRCIYGGFFVGENNTQIPNTAGVRNDVVAALKDLKIPNLRWPGGCFADTYHWKDGIGPKDQRPSIVNQWWGGVTEDNSFGTHDFLNMCELLGTEPYLSANVGSGTVQEVAEWLQYVNHGGKSPMADLRRENGRDNPWHVKYWGVGNEAWGCGGNMTAEYYANIYRQYTTFMGDWGNSSGVFRIASGASSDDYHWTEVLMKNIPRNLLEGVALHHYSVIDWRAKGSATEFSQDQYFTTMQRALQMEELVTRHTAIMDQYDPNKRVALVVDEWGGWYDVEPGTNPGFLYQQNTMRDAMIAGTTLNTFNNHADRVRMANLAQTINVLQAVILTNENKIILTPTYHVMKMYNVHQDAQMLPINLTNVDFMHGKESLPAISASASKDSAGVVHISLVNIDAAKTNTVDLEVRGVEFKKVSGTILSSGKINDYNSFEKPDAVAPKSFDGFSKKGETLKVTLPPFSVVVLEIK from the coding sequence ATGTATGGGCAGAGTTCTCCCGCCAGCCGTGTAATCGTCAATGCCGATCAGGGCAAATACACCATCAATAAACATATTTACGGTCATTTTGCCGAACACCTGGGGCGGTGTATTTATGGTGGTTTTTTTGTGGGGGAAAATAATACCCAGATTCCCAATACCGCCGGTGTGCGCAACGATGTGGTCGCTGCACTCAAAGATCTGAAAATCCCCAATCTGCGCTGGCCCGGTGGCTGTTTTGCCGATACATACCATTGGAAAGACGGTATTGGCCCCAAAGACCAACGCCCTTCCATCGTCAATCAGTGGTGGGGAGGCGTAACCGAAGACAATAGCTTCGGAACCCACGACTTCCTCAATATGTGTGAACTTCTGGGCACCGAACCCTATCTCTCCGCCAATGTGGGCAGCGGTACGGTACAGGAAGTCGCCGAATGGCTTCAGTACGTCAATCACGGCGGAAAAAGCCCGATGGCCGATCTGCGCAGAGAAAATGGTCGCGACAATCCCTGGCATGTAAAATACTGGGGTGTAGGCAACGAGGCCTGGGGCTGCGGGGGAAATATGACCGCCGAATATTATGCCAATATTTACCGCCAGTATACCACTTTTATGGGGGACTGGGGCAATAGCTCGGGCGTATTTCGCATTGCTTCGGGTGCAAGTTCGGATGACTACCATTGGACGGAAGTGCTGATGAAAAATATCCCGAGAAACCTGCTCGAAGGCGTGGCGCTTCACCATTATTCGGTGATAGACTGGCGCGCTAAGGGTTCTGCTACCGAATTTTCGCAGGATCAGTATTTTACCACCATGCAGCGGGCACTTCAGATGGAGGAACTCGTCACCCGCCATACGGCGATTATGGATCAGTATGATCCCAACAAGCGCGTAGCGCTTGTCGTGGACGAATGGGGCGGATGGTATGACGTTGAACCCGGCACCAATCCCGGTTTTCTCTACCAGCAAAATACCATGCGCGATGCCATGATCGCCGGTACTACCCTTAATACCTTCAACAACCACGCTGACCGGGTAAGAATGGCCAATCTGGCGCAGACGATCAACGTGCTTCAGGCGGTGATTTTGACCAATGAAAACAAAATCATCCTCACCCCGACTTACCACGTGATGAAAATGTACAACGTACATCAGGACGCACAAATGCTGCCAATTAACCTCACCAATGTTGATTTTATGCATGGAAAGGAATCTCTGCCGGCGATTTCGGCTTCGGCTTCGAAAGACTCTGCCGGGGTGGTTCATATTTCGCTGGTAAATATCGACGCCGCCAAGACCAACACCGTTGACCTCGAAGTCAGAGGGGTTGAGTTCAAAAAGGTAAGCGGTACAATCCTTTCGTCCGGCAAAATCAATGACTACAATTCCTTCGAAAAGCCGGATGCAGTTGCTCCCAAAAGCTTTGACGGATTCAGCAAAAAAGGAGAAACGCTGAAGGTTACACTTCCTCCGTTTTCCGTAGTCGTGCTGGAAATAAAGTAA
- a CDS encoding zinc-ribbon domain containing protein produces MSPKINLTCPCCHGKVKEKQLTKMLSLFPFNGLTLPTGLPRSKGLMETLSRNPSIWACDDCFASGKALLGNPDKQYYTFQSPWDFGFPYLMYINKSLTCETCREHFTFSKEEQLYWYEELQFVVYSKPKNCINCRKQLRYQKSLNTELSAALQNGEPTDPEILLRIAEIYQEMGNTEKMKAYLTAAKKAKNRH; encoded by the coding sequence ATGTCCCCCAAAATCAACTTAACCTGCCCCTGCTGCCATGGAAAGGTAAAAGAAAAGCAGCTCACAAAAATGCTGTCGCTTTTCCCGTTTAATGGGCTTACTCTCCCCACCGGCCTCCCGCGGTCGAAGGGATTGATGGAAACCTTGTCCCGGAACCCTTCAATATGGGCCTGTGACGACTGCTTTGCCAGCGGAAAGGCCCTTTTGGGGAATCCTGATAAGCAATATTATACTTTTCAGTCGCCCTGGGATTTCGGATTTCCCTATCTGATGTACATCAATAAATCACTTACCTGCGAAACCTGTCGGGAGCATTTCACTTTTTCGAAGGAAGAACAGCTGTACTGGTATGAAGAACTGCAATTTGTCGTGTACTCGAAGCCTAAGAACTGCATAAACTGCCGGAAACAACTCCGGTACCAGAAAAGCCTGAATACGGAGCTGTCTGCTGCCTTGCAAAATGGCGAACCCACTGACCCTGAAATCTTGCTGAGAATTGCGGAAATCTATCAGGAAATGGGAAACACGGAAAAAATGAAAGCATATCTTACTGCCGCGAAGAAAGCAAAAAATCGTCATTAA
- a CDS encoding YifB family Mg chelatase-like AAA ATPase: MLVRTYGSAVEGIHATMITVEVNVAQGEFGYTMVGLADNAVREGYQRIRTAFLNNEIKFPRARTTVNMAPADIHKAGSAYDLTIAMGILAAAGDIRPDKVSEYLIMGELSLDGTLRPIKGVLPIAVEVRKHGLKGMLVPKKNAAEAAIVNNIDVIPIEHLIDAVDFLDDRREIPPVVRDTREIFFDAQRDFPFDFSDVKGQENVKRALEVAAAGGHNAILIGPPGAGKTMLAKRMPAILPPLSLQEALETTKIHSVSGLLGENTSLVAQRPFRSPHHTISDVALVGGGGVPQPGEISLAHNGILFLDELPEFKRTVLEVLRQPLEERRVTVSRAKVTVDYPANFMLISSMNPCPCGYFNHPEKSCVCGQQQIQRYMAKISGPLMDRIDLHVEVTPVPFDELTSRENGESSQIIRERVIAARQIQLERFKTLEGVYCNAMMPANMVRKICQIDKLGEGLLKTAMKKLDLSARAFDRILKVSRTIADLAAAEAIRPEHIAEAIQYRSLDRDSWGS, from the coding sequence ATGCTTGTCAGAACTTATGGAAGCGCGGTGGAAGGCATTCACGCAACCATGATCACGGTGGAAGTAAATGTCGCCCAGGGCGAATTTGGTTATACCATGGTAGGCCTTGCAGACAATGCCGTTCGCGAAGGATACCAACGCATCCGTACCGCCTTTCTCAACAACGAAATCAAGTTTCCCCGCGCCCGCACGACCGTCAATATGGCCCCTGCCGACATTCACAAGGCGGGTTCGGCTTACGACCTCACCATTGCGATGGGCATCCTGGCCGCTGCAGGGGACATACGCCCCGACAAGGTGAGCGAGTATCTCATCATGGGCGAACTTTCTCTCGACGGAACCCTCCGGCCAATCAAAGGCGTTTTACCCATCGCCGTAGAAGTGCGCAAACACGGACTAAAGGGCATGCTTGTGCCGAAAAAAAATGCTGCCGAAGCCGCCATTGTCAACAATATCGACGTCATTCCCATCGAACATCTGATCGATGCCGTCGATTTTCTCGACGACCGGCGCGAGATCCCTCCCGTAGTGCGCGATACCCGCGAGATATTTTTCGACGCGCAGCGCGATTTTCCTTTTGACTTTTCCGATGTGAAAGGCCAGGAAAACGTAAAACGCGCCCTCGAAGTAGCCGCCGCCGGCGGGCACAACGCCATACTCATCGGTCCGCCCGGCGCGGGCAAAACCATGCTCGCCAAACGAATGCCCGCCATTCTGCCGCCGCTGTCTTTGCAGGAAGCGCTCGAAACCACCAAAATACACTCCGTTTCGGGGTTATTGGGAGAAAACACCTCCCTGGTGGCGCAGCGCCCTTTTCGTTCGCCGCACCATACCATCAGCGACGTGGCTCTGGTGGGAGGTGGCGGCGTGCCACAGCCCGGCGAAATCAGCCTTGCCCACAACGGCATCCTCTTTCTCGACGAGTTGCCCGAGTTTAAACGCACCGTGCTGGAGGTGCTGCGTCAGCCGCTCGAAGAGCGGCGGGTAACCGTTTCCCGCGCCAAAGTTACGGTGGACTACCCCGCCAATTTTATGCTCATTTCGAGCATGAATCCCTGCCCCTGCGGCTATTTTAACCACCCGGAAAAAAGCTGTGTGTGCGGGCAGCAGCAGATTCAGCGTTACATGGCCAAAATCAGCGGACCGCTGATGGATCGGATCGATCTGCACGTTGAGGTAACGCCCGTGCCGTTTGACGAACTTACCTCACGGGAAAATGGCGAAAGTAGCCAAATCATTCGCGAGCGGGTAATCGCCGCGCGGCAGATACAACTGGAACGGTTTAAGACATTGGAAGGCGTGTATTGCAACGCCATGATGCCCGCCAATATGGTGAGGAAGATTTGTCAGATCGACAAGCTGGGAGAAGGACTGCTCAAAACCGCGATGAAAAAGCTGGATCTGAGTGCCCGGGCCTTTGACCGGATACTGAAGGTATCGCGCACGATTGCCGATCTGGCAGCAGCGGAGGCCATACGGCCGGAGCATATCGCGGAGGCGATTCAGTACCGCAGTTTGGATCGCGATAGTTGGGGGAGTTGA
- a CDS encoding tetratricopeptide repeat protein encodes MKRKIFALILLMSNFFAVFACMWDYDTIEMERQQFPGVIELISGKFLRHSPEFHYWRIKDREAKLKIFPDSLALYDDLSVSYSKIGNDKKAIGIMLNKDSIKSGIYETYANLGTFYLHDGSYETGIRYIDRAIEINPNAHFGREIYQRYLAEYVLSKMHDGKIPMPLNSTFTHGGPDYWMYFPPSEWGNFYSFLLNKYKLDFDSAARSKIDHLPEDELDKALSGVMGMMKFGNYNSPILLEALGDLLLNAAYISGARQLAARAYFKASYAVEDTSAKEIYNKRIAFILFHQYTQKKGNRFTLYQLEELLKEEMEDGDNFYLQIRNDEIGWINSGKNPEKEFNLKYYQMPEISVRIQHGSGEDTDGKYIWRTATGYYWDTTIGKNVEYRNILNPQVLMDSNQLKVIDSLFDVPSLSGENGKEKNSTGYKWFYSIIAFILSVFILSGLRFWRRRSSD; translated from the coding sequence ATGAAGCGCAAGATTTTTGCCCTTATCTTACTCATGTCAAATTTCTTTGCAGTTTTTGCCTGTATGTGGGATTATGACACGATTGAAATGGAGCGACAACAGTTTCCTGGTGTCATTGAATTGATTTCAGGTAAATTTCTCCGGCATTCTCCAGAATTTCATTATTGGCGGATAAAAGACAGAGAGGCAAAACTTAAAATATTTCCCGACAGTTTGGCTCTGTATGATGACCTTTCTGTATCGTATTCAAAGATTGGGAATGATAAAAAAGCAATTGGTATTATGTTGAATAAAGACAGCATAAAATCAGGAATATATGAAACATACGCCAATCTGGGGACATTTTACCTACATGATGGGTCGTATGAAACAGGAATCAGATATATTGATAGGGCTATAGAAATTAATCCTAATGCACATTTTGGAAGAGAAATTTATCAGCGTTATCTGGCCGAATATGTTTTGAGTAAAATGCATGATGGAAAAATCCCGATGCCTTTAAATTCGACTTTTACACATGGCGGCCCGGATTATTGGATGTATTTTCCTCCGAGTGAATGGGGGAATTTTTACTCATTCCTGTTAAATAAATACAAATTGGATTTTGATAGTGCTGCAAGGAGTAAAATTGATCATCTTCCTGAAGATGAGTTGGATAAAGCATTATCAGGAGTTATGGGGATGATGAAATTCGGTAATTATAACTCCCCGATCCTGCTTGAAGCACTGGGTGATTTGTTGTTGAATGCAGCTTATATTAGTGGTGCAAGGCAGCTGGCTGCTCGTGCATACTTTAAAGCATCTTATGCTGTTGAGGATACGTCGGCAAAAGAGATTTACAATAAAAGAATTGCCTTTATTTTATTCCATCAATATACACAAAAAAAAGGAAATAGATTTACTTTATATCAATTGGAAGAACTCCTAAAAGAAGAGATGGAAGATGGGGATAATTTTTACCTGCAAATTCGGAATGATGAAATAGGGTGGATAAATTCAGGCAAAAACCCCGAAAAGGAATTTAACCTAAAATATTATCAAATGCCCGAAATATCAGTAAGGATTCAGCATGGGAGTGGGGAGGATACAGATGGTAAATATATTTGGAGAACAGCTACTGGATACTATTGGGATACAACTATTGGAAAAAATGTTGAATACAGAAATATCCTCAACCCACAGGTATTGATGGATAGTAACCAGTTAAAGGTGATTGACAGTCTGTTTGATGTCCCTTCTCTATCTGGTGAAAATGGCAAAGAAAAAAACAGCACAGGCTATAAATGGTTTTATTCTATCATCGCGTTCATCTTGAGCGTATTCATCCTTAGCGGATTGCGATTTTGGCGAAGACGCAGTAGCGACTAA